In the genome of Limisphaerales bacterium, the window ACCACCACCAGTACGCGGTTACGAATCGAAGACTGAAGAATGCGCTCAAGCATGGGAGGAGTTTTCAATGCCCAAAGACCAAGCTCCAAGGAATGCCCAAGAGCCAAGAATTAAGGGGTGGTTGAGATGAATTTGGGAATTGTTCATTGGGAACGCTTGGTCATTTCAGTGACTATGATCGTGGCCAGCGGCGGCTTTGCCGAACTCGGCTTTCAACAGGAAACTGCCGCTCACCACCACACGGTTGGTGGGGGAGAGCCCGCGCTGGATTGGCAGCCAGTCGTTGTCTTCGGCGCCGAGGATCAGATGACGCGCCTTGAAGGTGCGCTCCTTGCCGGTGGCCACGTACACCGTGGGTTTGCCGTCCACGTACTGCACCGCCTCGGTCGGCACGGCGAGCGATTCTTGGGCCGGTTCGGTTCCGGGCAAATGCACGGTGAGAAATTGGCCGGGCCGCCACTGGCCTTCGGGATTGGCCAACACCACGCGGGCTTGCACGGTGCGCGTCTCGGTGTCCACCACGGGGCTAACGAAATCCAGTTTGGCCTCCGTGCGCCGGCCGGTTTCAGGGTTCACCAAAGTCACTGGATGCCCGGCCTTCAAGCCTCCGGCTTGCGATGTAGGCACATCGAGCAACACCCACACCGTGGCAAGGTCCGCGAGCATCAGCAAATGCGGCTGCTCGGGATTGGCGTTTTCGCCGAGGGCAATCTCGCGCTCCACGACAGTGCCGGCGCGTGGGGCGCGCACAATGTACTCCGGCGAAATCACGGGCTTGGCGATGAACGCCTTGATTTGATCGGGCGACATGCCGAGCAAGCGCAGTTGATTTCGGCATTGGGTCACGCCGGACTCGGCGGTGGCCAGCGCGTTGCGGGCTTCGGTAAGATCTTTATTTTCCTTGGCCTGTGCCGCCCGAAGCTGGGCGATGGCGGCGACTTGCTTGGCCTTGGCCGCCGCCAGATCACGGGTCTGCTGCGCCTGCGCCTGGGCCAGCGCGGCTTGACCGGCGGTCAGGGCGGCCTCGGCGGCTTGCTGGTTGCGCGCCTGCAGGGCCTTGGCCTGAGTGAGCGCGGCCTCCGCAACCTGCACCTTGGCCTGGGCAGTTTGCAGGGCGGTTTCGCGTCGTTGCAGTTCGGTCTGCGCCAAAGCCCCGGCGGCGGCGAGTTTGCGGCCGGTCTCCACCAGTTTTTGGGCGGCAGTCACCGCCGGTTGAGCGGCGGCCAATTCGCTTTCGGCTTGGGGAATGATGGCGTTGTTCTTGGCCAGAACATGGGCGGCTTGAGTGACGGCCAGATCGGCTTTGGCGGCGTTGATGACGGCGGGATTATCCGCGAGGGCAATCAGGGCTTCGGCGTTTTTCAACTCGGCTTGGGCTTGCGCGGTGAGAGCGTTGGCCTCCGCCAGAGTTACGGAGGATTGCGCGGACACCACCGCGGCCAGAGCTTTGAGCAGGGCGTTTTGGTTGGCGCCCAGCTCGGGGCTTTCGATGACGAATAAGATGTCGTTTAGATTTACCGTCTCGCCCAAATGCGCCTGCATTTTCACTACGCGACCGTGAACCAAGGTGCCGACATGCGCGGTGGTTTCTTCGTTGAAGGCCACCCGGGCGGCAACCGCATGCGTTGGTTGAAATGTGCGGCGGGTTAGCGGCTCCACGCGGACGGCGTTCTGCTCCATGGCGGCGGTCGACAGGGTAATCTCGGCAGGCGGCGGGGTGGGGCCGTGATCGTGGCCGTGCGAATGGCCGCCACTGCCGCCGCCGCATCCGGCGAAGACGATCGCCAGCGCCGGCAACCATTGTGTGTTCGTTTTCATAAAGCGATTAGTTGGATTCATTTTCAATTTCCAAAGTGCTGCCACCGGTGGCGCGGTCGAGACGAAGGACGGCGCGGGCGGTTTGGTGTTGAAGCCGGAGGGTTTTGAGCTGGGCCTCAAGGTGATCGAGCTCGGCAAGGCGGAGTCGGGTGACATCTTCCTGACCGGCCTCGAAAACCTGACGGGCGAGGGCGACGCGTTGCGCGTGCAAGGGCAGGAGTTGGGTGCGCGCCTGACGGGTGGTGGTCATGAGCTCGGCGACGGCGTGATGGGCCTCGCGGATTTCGCTGACGACCTGGCGTGTGGATTGGGTGAGGCGTTGGCGGGCGGCAATGGCTTGAGCGCGAGCCCGGGCGCGGCGTGCCTGACCGTTGTCGAACAGTGGTAACGGCAGAGTGAGTGAAGGGCCGAGTGACCAGTCGCTGTCTCGCTCGGTATTGAGTCCGGCGGCGGCGCCTTCCAGCCACGCGAGCCGGGCGAGGGCTTGGGCATCCTCCAAGGCGGCGAGTTGCCAACGGTCGGTTTGAATCTCCGGCCGCACGCGCAGACCGTGCGCGATGGCGTCCTGTTCGCCGCGCAGGGCTA includes:
- a CDS encoding efflux RND transporter periplasmic adaptor subunit, translated to MKTNTQWLPALAIVFAGCGGGSGGHSHGHDHGPTPPPAEITLSTAAMEQNAVRVEPLTRRTFQPTHAVAARVAFNEETTAHVGTLVHGRVVKMQAHLGETVNLNDILFVIESPELGANQNALLKALAAVVSAQSSVTLAEANALTAQAQAELKNAEALIALADNPAVINAAKADLAVTQAAHVLAKNNAIIPQAESELAAAQPAVTAAQKLVETGRKLAAAGALAQTELQRRETALQTAQAKVQVAEAALTQAKALQARNQQAAEAALTAGQAALAQAQAQQTRDLAAAKAKQVAAIAQLRAAQAKENKDLTEARNALATAESGVTQCRNQLRLLGMSPDQIKAFIAKPVISPEYIVRAPRAGTVVEREIALGENANPEQPHLLMLADLATVWVLLDVPTSQAGGLKAGHPVTLVNPETGRRTEAKLDFVSPVVDTETRTVQARVVLANPEGQWRPGQFLTVHLPGTEPAQESLAVPTEAVQYVDGKPTVYVATGKERTFKARHLILGAEDNDWLPIQRGLSPTNRVVVSGSFLLKAEFGKAAAGHDHSH